The genomic interval TCCGTCTCTGGCCTACAACATGTGGGGCGTCTAAGGGGAGAAATAACAATAGTTGACACCGTTGTTAGGCTACTAAGGAAAAGAGGCATAAATGCACACCACAAGCTCACACTCTACACCGTCGATGCCTGGAAGGGCAAGGACACACAGCTCAGCCAGTTCAGAGATCCAGAAGAGGCAAAAACCTACAAAGGATGGCCTCTCTATATGGTTCCTGACCCCTACGGGTGCCACTCTAACTGGGTAGAGCATTACTGGGCTGACTTTGGAAACTATCTTGACCAGTTTTCAGAGAAAGTCGAGGTTGTCACTACGAAGGATCTATATGAAAAAGACGAGAGAATGAAACGCTTTGTACTGCTATCTGTCACAGAGCTACGTGAAAAAGTTGTTTCAACGATAAACAAGTATAGGGGTGAAAAGAAGCTCCACAAAGACTATATTCCTTTCCAGCCCATATGTGAAAAATGCGGACGCGTAGACGCAACTGAGGCAATCGAGGTTGACCCAGTCAATTACCGCGTAAAATATGTATGCAAAAACTGTGGACACGAGGGGTGGCAGAGCCTAACAAAGGGCAAACTTAACTGGAGAGTTGAATGGGTTGGGGTTTGGTACGCCCTAAACGTGGACTTCGAGCCCTACGGCAAGGACCATGCAACCCCTGGCGGCTCGCGGGACAGTTGCAACGAGCTAGCAGAAAAAGTCTATGGATTCAAGCCACCAGAAGGGCTTGCCTATGAGTGGGTTGGATACAGAAGGCAGGGCAAGGACCTAGGAGACATGGGTTCGAGTGACTTTATCGGTTTCTCGCCGAAACAATGGCTAGAAGTCGCAGAAGGAGAAGTTCTAAGACTTATCTACCTATCTGCGCCCCCTATGAGACGGGTCGTCTTGAGCCTTGAAGAGGTTCCCAGCTATTATGACGAATACGACAAAGCCGAAAGGGTTTACTACGGCGTCGAAGAGGGAGACCCATTACTTGCAAAGAGCTACACTCTCTCTGCATTAAAGCCTCTACCAGAAAAAATGCCCTTCCAGCTCCGCTACATTAATGCCATGATACTTTCCCAAGTCTTGCCTAGCAAGGGCGAAGACCTCAACGAGGTTATAGCGAGGCTCAGAGAAACAAAGCAACTAAAACAAGATCTAACCGACTACGATATACACAGGATCAAAACAAGAATAACGTTGGCAAAGAAATGGCTACAGCTTTATGCCCCAGCCCAGTACAGGATAACAATAGTAGAAACACCACCAGTCAAAGAGATCTCAAAACTCCTCGGTGACGGGGTACGAGAGCTTTTAATCGAACTAAGAGAACAACTCTACAGACTACAGGAGTGGAACGAAGAAGAAATAAAGAAAACAATGATGAACATCAAAAAAACGCCCCAACAAGAGAAACAGTTCTTCAAGGCTCTATACCTAGCGTTCTTCGGCAAGGAATATGGGCCACGCCTGGCCCCATACCTAGCAATGCTTAATAAAGACTTCGTAATTCAACGCCTAGCAGAAGTTACAAACTCGGCTAAAGGTGAACAGGATGGCTGACTATATGGGTGAAAAAACAAAACCCAGCAAAACTCTTCTCATAGTTACCTTCATACCCATAATCCTAAACGTCCTTGTATTTATAGTGACCGACGGATTCAATGTACATCCACACCTCACCTCTCCATTCATATACCTCATAGGATCCTTCGTTATGCTCGTCATAGCGACATTCGTCGCATTTATCGGATACACGATGGCTAAAGACGAAGAGCCAGAATGGGGGAGCAAGCTTCAATTCAAAATAATACAAGCTTTAAACCTTCTGTGGGTACTTCTCTCAATAGTCTTTGCTCTCATGCTCGTCTTTGTATACTTGCTACGCGTGGCTTAAGGAGATCTTTCTTCGAATTTTAAATCTTTAATCTATCTTCACATCTCTTGAGTTGTTCCTTGAGGCTCACATTCTCCCTCTCCAGTGCTGCAACCCTGTTCTGGAGCTCTTCTAGCCTCTTCAGCTTCTCTTCAAGCTGTTTTTCACGCTCGTTTAGCTGGGCTTCTCGAGCCTCCAACCTTTCCCTAAGCTCGACAAGCGCGCTTTCCTTAGT from Thermofilum adornatum carries:
- the lysS gene encoding lysine--tRNA ligase → MTHWIEEIVEKLAPRAEGKEFFVANGGLSVSGLQHVGRLRGEITIVDTVVRLLRKRGINAHHKLTLYTVDAWKGKDTQLSQFRDPEEAKTYKGWPLYMVPDPYGCHSNWVEHYWADFGNYLDQFSEKVEVVTTKDLYEKDERMKRFVLLSVTELREKVVSTINKYRGEKKLHKDYIPFQPICEKCGRVDATEAIEVDPVNYRVKYVCKNCGHEGWQSLTKGKLNWRVEWVGVWYALNVDFEPYGKDHATPGGSRDSCNELAEKVYGFKPPEGLAYEWVGYRRQGKDLGDMGSSDFIGFSPKQWLEVAEGEVLRLIYLSAPPMRRVVLSLEEVPSYYDEYDKAERVYYGVEEGDPLLAKSYTLSALKPLPEKMPFQLRYINAMILSQVLPSKGEDLNEVIARLRETKQLKQDLTDYDIHRIKTRITLAKKWLQLYAPAQYRITIVETPPVKEISKLLGDGVRELLIELREQLYRLQEWNEEEIKKTMMNIKKTPQQEKQFFKALYLAFFGKEYGPRLAPYLAMLNKDFVIQRLAEVTNSAKGEQDG